The proteins below are encoded in one region of Methanofollis aquaemaris:
- the tgtA gene encoding tRNA guanosine(15) transglycosylase TgtA, protein MGISFEILQKDIAARNGRLKVGDKTIRTPALLPVVNPHLPLVTPREMQEMGVEAIITNAYIFSKSSEYRDRALTEGLHKVLDFDGVIMTDSGSFQLMVYGEVEITNIETITFQQEIGSDIIVPLDIPITPDTPREQVEEELAVTIDRIREAREFLGPDAQLAGPVQGALFPDLREYAARSVQEIGFDFCPIGAVVPLMENYRYKDLVDVVLAAKRGLSPSTCVHLFGAGHPSMLALGAAMGCDIFDSAAYALFAKDGRYLTTYGSLKIDELSELACPCEVCRNHTAEELKKSPERERLLALHNLYVTLAEIARIRQAITDGTLWELLDLRCRSHPRLLEGYRELLRHAEELERQDRVSKRRFFYQGTESCRRTEVVRYHDMIERFTLGERVLVTMTGESMEDYDDVLSFKPPFGPFPTGLAETFPIGQSEIPAWDEAMMRAGCQGIARLAETHPESRVVVLAPSGWAAFVRQALPDLEVLE, encoded by the coding sequence ATGGGAATCAGTTTTGAGATCCTGCAAAAAGATATCGCCGCCAGGAACGGGCGGCTCAAGGTCGGCGATAAGACCATACGGACACCTGCCCTCCTCCCGGTCGTCAACCCGCACCTCCCGCTCGTCACCCCGCGGGAGATGCAGGAGATGGGCGTCGAGGCGATCATCACCAACGCCTACATCTTCTCCAAGAGCAGCGAGTACCGGGACCGGGCCCTCACCGAAGGCCTCCATAAAGTCCTCGACTTCGACGGCGTGATCATGACCGACTCGGGCTCCTTCCAGTTGATGGTCTACGGCGAGGTGGAGATCACCAACATCGAGACGATCACCTTCCAGCAGGAGATCGGGTCCGACATCATCGTACCCCTCGACATCCCGATCACCCCGGACACCCCGCGTGAACAGGTCGAGGAAGAACTTGCCGTCACCATCGACCGGATCAGGGAAGCCCGCGAGTTCCTCGGCCCCGACGCCCAACTCGCCGGGCCGGTCCAGGGGGCACTCTTCCCTGACCTGCGTGAGTACGCGGCCAGGAGCGTGCAGGAGATCGGCTTCGACTTCTGCCCCATAGGGGCAGTCGTCCCGCTGATGGAGAACTACCGGTACAAGGATCTGGTCGACGTCGTCCTGGCCGCCAAACGCGGCCTCTCGCCCTCGACCTGCGTCCACCTCTTCGGGGCCGGCCACCCGTCCATGCTCGCCCTGGGTGCGGCGATGGGCTGCGACATCTTCGACTCGGCCGCCTACGCCCTCTTTGCCAAGGACGGCCGGTACCTCACCACCTATGGGAGCCTGAAGATCGACGAACTCTCAGAACTCGCCTGCCCCTGCGAGGTCTGTCGGAACCACACCGCCGAGGAACTGAAGAAGAGCCCGGAGAGAGAACGGCTCCTCGCGCTCCATAACCTCTATGTCACCCTCGCCGAGATCGCCAGGATCAGGCAGGCGATCACCGACGGCACCCTCTGGGAACTCCTCGACCTGCGGTGCCGGAGCCACCCGCGTCTCCTGGAAGGCTACCGCGAGCTCCTCCGCCATGCCGAGGAACTCGAACGGCAGGACCGGGTCTCCAAGCGGCGGTTCTTCTACCAGGGCACAGAGAGTTGCCGGCGGACCGAGGTGGTCAGGTACCACGACATGATCGAGCGCTTCACGCTCGGGGAGCGGGTGCTCGTCACCATGACCGGCGAGAGCATGGAGGATTACGACGACGTCCTCTCCTTCAAGCCTCCCTTCGGGCCGTTCCCGACCGGTCTTGCCGAGACCTTCCCGATCGGCCAGTCCGAGATCCCGGCCTGGGACGAGGCGATGATGCGGGCCGGGTGCCAGGGAATTGCGCGGCTTGCCGAGACCCATCCTGAGAGCAGGGTGGTTGTCCTCGCACCGTCCGGATGGGCGGCCTTCGTGCGGCAGGCCCTCCCAGACCTGGAGGTGCTGGAATGA
- the arcS gene encoding archaeosine synthase subunit alpha encodes MKAFFEVKNRDGMARAGTFTVGEKVHQTPTALDLEEVYPSLAAMTHTNVPLTADQAFVDEYLVQPEEEEVRIVQPLRGEAAAGGCALVANWQTLLERPRDYVATLAALRGAVPPDAAWYAPAAALPSNVPFLVYTGFDLFDFVGVDLMTARGLFCTPEGEIPVAEVEEGTCRCAGCEAGDLGLHNRLALLSACATARQFIGKEQLRELVEMRCRLDANQVTALRLIDQEYTMAEAAAPAARPCRLLANAGESMERAEVKRFAARVVERYVPPRDDVAVLLPCSARKPYSTSQSHQKFVRTIDGRAHEVIITSPLGVVPRELEGVYPAGHYDVPVTGYWDREECGLLAGFLTDYLKAHPYQRVIAHLEGGALEVARTAAAACGIELEETVVAGRPTAPASLAALDEALAGGWKKRSTPVAGMLAWQFGEQVETKGMQVKGKPWRRAVFKGKTILFNIDPETGLYKPTLNGWEHLHGYRVEIDDFVPRGDVLAPGVTGADPRIRAGDEVLVVGPSAMATGRAAMGAAEMVGARRGVAVKVRKVKSLKSES; translated from the coding sequence ATGAAGGCGTTCTTCGAGGTGAAGAACAGGGACGGGATGGCGCGGGCCGGGACGTTCACCGTCGGCGAGAAAGTCCACCAGACACCGACGGCCCTCGACCTCGAGGAGGTCTATCCCTCCCTTGCGGCGATGACCCACACCAACGTCCCCCTCACCGCGGACCAGGCGTTCGTGGACGAATACCTTGTCCAGCCAGAGGAGGAAGAGGTGCGGATCGTCCAGCCCCTCAGGGGGGAGGCCGCGGCGGGGGGCTGCGCCCTCGTCGCCAACTGGCAGACGCTCCTCGAACGTCCCAGGGACTATGTCGCCACCCTTGCGGCCCTCAGGGGGGCTGTGCCCCCCGACGCCGCCTGGTACGCTCCGGCGGCGGCCCTGCCCTCGAACGTCCCCTTCCTGGTCTACACCGGTTTTGACCTCTTTGACTTTGTCGGGGTCGACCTCATGACCGCGCGCGGGCTCTTCTGCACCCCGGAGGGTGAGATCCCGGTGGCCGAGGTGGAAGAGGGGACGTGCCGGTGTGCCGGGTGCGAGGCAGGAGACCTCGGGCTCCACAACCGTCTCGCCCTCCTCTCGGCCTGTGCGACCGCCAGGCAGTTCATCGGGAAGGAACAACTCCGCGAACTGGTGGAGATGCGGTGCAGACTGGACGCGAACCAGGTGACCGCCCTGCGGCTCATCGACCAGGAATACACGATGGCCGAGGCCGCCGCACCCGCGGCGCGCCCCTGCCGGCTGCTGGCCAATGCCGGCGAGTCGATGGAGCGGGCCGAGGTGAAACGGTTTGCGGCGCGGGTCGTGGAGCGCTATGTCCCGCCGAGAGACGACGTCGCCGTCCTCCTCCCGTGCTCCGCTAGGAAGCCGTACTCCACCTCGCAGAGCCACCAGAAGTTCGTGCGCACCATCGACGGCCGGGCCCATGAGGTGATCATCACCTCGCCGCTCGGCGTCGTGCCGCGAGAACTCGAAGGGGTCTACCCGGCCGGTCACTACGACGTCCCGGTCACCGGGTACTGGGACCGCGAGGAGTGCGGACTCCTCGCCGGGTTCCTCACCGACTATCTCAAGGCCCACCCGTACCAGCGGGTCATCGCCCACCTGGAGGGTGGGGCACTGGAGGTCGCGAGGACCGCCGCGGCGGCCTGCGGGATCGAACTCGAGGAGACCGTCGTCGCTGGCCGCCCGACCGCGCCTGCCTCGCTGGCGGCCCTCGACGAGGCGCTCGCCGGAGGATGGAAGAAGCGGAGCACCCCGGTCGCCGGGATGCTTGCCTGGCAGTTCGGCGAGCAGGTCGAGACGAAGGGGATGCAGGTGAAGGGCAAACCCTGGCGGCGTGCAGTCTTCAAGGGCAAGACCATCCTCTTCAACATCGACCCCGAGACCGGACTGTACAAACCGACTTTGAACGGCTGGGAGCATCTCCATGGCTACCGCGTCGAGATCGACGACTTCGTCCCGCGCGGCGACGTCCTCGCTCCGGGCGTGACCGGCGCCGACCCCAGGATCCGGGCAGGCGACGAGGTGCTGGTCGTCGGCCCCTCGGCGATGGCGACTGGTCGGGCGGCGATGGGCGCGGCCGAGATGGTCGGGGCACGCCGCGGCGTGGCGGTCAAGGTGCGTAAAGTAAAGTCCTTGAAAAGCGAATCGTAA
- a CDS encoding sulfide/dihydroorotate dehydrogenase-like FAD/NAD-binding protein yields MYQVEEATQLSENVYQIWVNAPQVARHARAGQFLIIRVDETGERIPLTISATKGDSVRVIYMAVGKTTELLATKKKGDVLADIVGPLGTPSEIKNYGTVVVIGGGVGIASTPIIAREAKEAGNHVIGIIGARNKDLLILEDEMEEVCDELFITTDDGSKGVHGFASTVLEDLLKERTIGCVWIVGPAIMMKVTSRVTIPYKVKTFVSLNPIMVDGTGMCGSCRVTVGGETKFACVDGPEFDAHQVDFDSLMQRQRMYVDEEKEAREHFHHHDHHGGCGCCGGKH; encoded by the coding sequence TTGTATCAGGTTGAGGAGGCTACGCAGCTCTCAGAGAATGTGTACCAGATCTGGGTCAACGCGCCGCAGGTGGCGCGCCACGCCCGGGCCGGGCAGTTTCTGATTATCAGGGTCGACGAGACCGGCGAGCGGATCCCGCTTACCATCTCGGCGACGAAGGGCGATTCGGTCAGAGTCATCTATATGGCAGTCGGCAAGACCACCGAACTGCTTGCGACCAAAAAGAAAGGCGACGTCCTTGCCGACATCGTCGGCCCGCTCGGCACGCCGAGCGAGATCAAGAACTACGGCACCGTTGTCGTCATCGGCGGGGGCGTCGGGATCGCGAGCACCCCGATCATCGCCCGCGAGGCCAAAGAGGCCGGCAACCATGTCATCGGAATCATCGGGGCGAGGAACAAAGATCTTCTCATCCTTGAAGACGAGATGGAAGAGGTCTGCGACGAACTCTTCATCACGACCGACGACGGGAGCAAGGGCGTCCACGGGTTTGCGAGCACGGTCCTGGAAGACCTTCTCAAGGAGCGGACGATCGGTTGTGTCTGGATCGTCGGCCCGGCCATCATGATGAAGGTGACCTCGCGGGTGACCATACCGTACAAGGTCAAGACCTTCGTCTCTCTCAACCCGATCATGGTCGACGGGACCGGGATGTGCGGCTCGTGCCGGGTCACGGTCGGCGGCGAGACGAAGTTCGCCTGCGTCGACGGCCCTGAGTTCGACGCCCACCAGGTCGACTTCGACAGCCTGATGCAGAGGCAGCGGATGTACGTCGACGAGGAGAAGGAAGCGCGTGAGCACTTCCACCACCATGACCATCATGGCGGCTGCGGGTGCTGTGGGGGGAAGCACTGA
- the gltA gene encoding NADPH-dependent glutamate synthase, whose protein sequence is MAEEMKDFKEVNKGLSEENAVLEALRCMNCVIPHCVKGCPVGIDIPAFIQKVAEKDFEGAAAVIKADNMLPAICGRVCPQESQCEGECILAKKEKPVAIGALERYVADREREHGTKLPAVAEPTGKRVAVVGSGPAGLTAAAELARFGHKVTVFESLHEAGGVLTYGIPEFRLPKAIVKAEIEQVKALGVEVRLNHLVGRSVPVEELLGYDAVFLGTGAGLPYFMGMEGENLNGVYSANEFLTRVNLMHANCFPEFDTPVKRGCKVVVVGGGNVAMDAARVARRLGAAVTLVYRRREEDLPARAVEVKNAHEEGVEFLCCANPVRVVGETAVEGVECVRMEMCEVDASGRPKPTCIEGSEFTLEADVFIEAIGQGPNPLLVSMIPGLERERRGNLVVDEDGRTTVARVYAAGDAATGAATVIWAMGSAKKAAAAIDKALKEE, encoded by the coding sequence ATGGCTGAAGAGATGAAGGACTTCAAAGAGGTCAACAAGGGGCTCTCCGAGGAGAACGCCGTCCTTGAGGCCCTCCGGTGCATGAACTGCGTCATCCCGCACTGCGTGAAAGGGTGCCCGGTCGGGATCGATATCCCGGCCTTCATCCAGAAGGTGGCAGAGAAGGACTTCGAGGGCGCGGCAGCGGTCATCAAGGCCGACAACATGCTCCCGGCGATCTGCGGCCGGGTCTGCCCGCAGGAGTCCCAGTGCGAGGGCGAGTGTATCCTCGCAAAGAAGGAGAAGCCGGTGGCCATCGGCGCCCTGGAGCGGTACGTCGCCGACCGGGAACGCGAGCACGGCACAAAGCTCCCGGCGGTCGCGGAACCGACCGGCAAGCGGGTCGCGGTCGTGGGTTCAGGCCCGGCCGGACTGACCGCCGCGGCCGAACTGGCCCGTTTCGGGCATAAGGTCACGGTCTTTGAGTCGCTCCACGAGGCCGGCGGCGTGCTCACCTACGGGATCCCTGAGTTCAGGCTCCCCAAGGCGATCGTGAAGGCCGAGATTGAGCAGGTGAAGGCCCTCGGCGTGGAGGTCAGGCTCAACCACCTCGTCGGGCGGAGCGTCCCGGTCGAGGAACTCCTCGGCTATGACGCTGTTTTCCTCGGGACCGGTGCGGGACTGCCGTACTTTATGGGGATGGAAGGCGAGAACCTCAATGGGGTCTACTCGGCCAACGAGTTCCTGACCCGCGTCAACCTGATGCATGCCAACTGCTTCCCTGAATTCGACACGCCCGTCAAGCGCGGCTGCAAGGTCGTCGTGGTCGGCGGCGGGAATGTAGCGATGGATGCCGCACGCGTGGCCAGGCGGCTCGGCGCGGCGGTGACGCTGGTTTACCGCCGGCGCGAGGAAGACCTCCCGGCCCGTGCGGTCGAGGTGAAGAATGCCCACGAGGAGGGCGTGGAGTTCCTCTGCTGCGCCAACCCGGTGCGGGTCGTCGGCGAGACGGCCGTGGAAGGCGTAGAGTGTGTCAGGATGGAGATGTGCGAGGTCGACGCGAGCGGACGGCCGAAGCCGACCTGCATCGAGGGGAGCGAGTTCACCCTCGAGGCCGACGTCTTCATCGAGGCCATCGGGCAGGGGCCAAACCCGCTCCTGGTCTCGATGATCCCCGGGCTTGAACGCGAGCGCCGGGGCAACCTGGTCGTGGACGAGGACGGGCGGACGACGGTGGCACGGGTCTATGCCGCCGGTGACGCCGCGACCGGCGCGGCCACCGTCATCTGGGCGATGGGCTCGGCGAAGAAGGCCGCGGCGGCAATTGATAAGGCACTGAAAGAGGAGTGA
- a CDS encoding class I SAM-dependent methyltransferase, which translates to MIEGRYLEERRTLLRLAGVEDREVLDIGAGPLTLIAASEYDCFVTSIDIDTERLRETERLAEEEGVAKKISFEEADAADLPYGDEAFDIGVCFGTLHHLEPETRHAVLSELARVSYERFIVAEFNEVGFSELHGEDDLAPVDLAWLEEELRAFGCPVVHPLEKMTIFVVEKKA; encoded by the coding sequence ATGATCGAAGGGCGGTATCTTGAGGAGCGGAGGACTCTCCTCCGTCTCGCCGGCGTCGAGGACAGAGAGGTGCTGGACATCGGGGCCGGCCCTCTCACTCTCATCGCCGCCAGTGAATACGACTGTTTCGTCACCAGCATTGATATCGACACCGAACGGTTGAGGGAGACCGAGCGGCTTGCCGAGGAGGAGGGGGTCGCGAAGAAGATCAGCTTCGAGGAGGCCGACGCCGCTGACCTTCCATACGGGGACGAGGCCTTTGATATCGGGGTTTGCTTCGGCACTCTCCACCATCTGGAACCTGAGACGAGGCATGCTGTCCTCTCAGAACTGGCACGGGTCTCGTATGAGAGATTTATCGTCGCTGAGTTCAATGAGGTAGGCTTTTCCGAACTCCATGGCGAAGACGACCTCGCACCCGTCGACCTCGCCTGGCTGGAGGAAGAACTCCGGGCCTTCGGCTGTCCGGTCGTCCACCCGCTCGAGAAGATGACGATCTTCGTCGTGGAAAAGAAGGCCTGA
- a CDS encoding PAS domain S-box protein, producing the protein MLRDSPLIGIESSQANRLPQILCLADTRGIILFLNQRGRNVFCRPDERTTGRYLSDLFAPSERERFVAEYDGTVSGAGSSPSLYTVLDRDGRRIQVLPVFAPAREGVWVSLVEINAFSIRPRPDVREDLFAFLDAFPQTFFEFDENGTFTYVNSHGLLEFGFTDEDLKRGLNAYDLIALPDREWAYQNVACRMGGKVPECHEYTFLRKDGSTVPVIVHSVAVTRDGKATGTRGVVIDISGIRAAQEELEHMNEALTTVTSLTRHELMNILTALSGWVDLAAGATTEPEVDKCLGKASDAAGLLRKHLEFSREIQQVGTAAPTWQGLDAAVASARSFLENGAQSLTIRTETRGAWILADTLFDRVFYILLENSLRHGKGVTEVKFRVEGSLVVYEDNGCGVPDREKKRIFDLGYGKNTGFGLYLARRILTVTGIRIREEGKPGTGARFVLSIPQDQIRFF; encoded by the coding sequence ATGCTCCGTGACTCCCCCCTTATCGGAATAGAATCCTCTCAGGCCAATAGACTCCCGCAGATTCTCTGTCTGGCCGATACAAGGGGTATCATTCTGTTCCTGAACCAGAGGGGGCGAAACGTCTTCTGCCGTCCGGATGAGCGCACCACCGGGCGGTACCTCTCCGATCTCTTTGCCCCCTCTGAGAGGGAACGGTTTGTGGCTGAGTATGACGGGACCGTGAGCGGTGCGGGTTCATCGCCCTCGCTGTACACCGTACTCGACAGAGACGGCCGTCGGATCCAGGTGTTGCCGGTCTTTGCTCCTGCCAGAGAGGGCGTCTGGGTCAGCCTCGTTGAAATAAACGCATTCTCCATCCGTCCCCGCCCCGATGTGCGCGAGGATCTTTTTGCCTTCCTGGACGCCTTCCCCCAGACATTCTTCGAGTTCGACGAGAACGGCACCTTCACCTATGTGAACAGCCATGGTCTCCTCGAGTTCGGTTTTACCGATGAGGATCTCAAGAGGGGGCTGAACGCCTACGACCTGATTGCTCTCCCTGACAGGGAGTGGGCCTACCAGAATGTAGCCTGCCGGATGGGCGGCAAGGTTCCCGAGTGCCACGAGTACACCTTTCTCAGAAAGGACGGGAGCACCGTCCCGGTGATCGTCCACTCGGTCGCCGTGACCAGGGACGGGAAGGCGACCGGGACACGGGGGGTGGTGATCGATATCAGTGGGATCAGGGCCGCCCAGGAAGAACTGGAGCATATGAACGAGGCACTCACTACGGTCACCAGTCTCACCCGCCACGAACTGATGAACATCCTCACCGCCCTCTCGGGGTGGGTCGACCTGGCGGCCGGTGCCACAACTGAACCTGAAGTCGATAAATGCCTCGGGAAAGCTTCGGATGCGGCCGGGTTGCTCAGAAAACACCTTGAGTTCTCCCGCGAGATCCAGCAGGTAGGGACGGCGGCACCGACATGGCAGGGCCTCGATGCCGCCGTCGCCTCCGCACGGTCGTTTCTTGAGAACGGTGCGCAGAGCCTCACGATCCGGACGGAGACCAGAGGTGCCTGGATTCTTGCCGACACGCTCTTCGACCGCGTCTTCTATATCCTCCTCGAAAACTCGCTGCGGCATGGGAAGGGGGTGACCGAGGTGAAGTTCAGGGTGGAGGGATCTCTGGTGGTGTACGAGGATAACGGATGTGGGGTTCCCGACAGGGAGAAAAAAAGGATCTTCGACCTCGGGTATGGGAAGAACACCGGTTTTGGGCTCTACCTCGCGCGCCGGATCCTGACCGTCACCGGGATCAGGATCCGGGAGGAGGGAAAGCCCGGCACCGGGGCGAGGTTTGTCCTCTCCATCCCGCAGGACCAGATCAGGTTCTTCTAA
- a CDS encoding GHMP family kinase ATP-binding protein: MPMMKIRGGDLDLVEYEFEPFTAGEHLRPLHLDREVRAVPQEGAFTARAPARIHATVLDMNRFAPDRPGGGGFGYAVQVYCTATARCTDGETEIEYERAPIVTQVIEAFKETVGYEGGFSVRARDHQYKHVGLGSTGTVLTAVCHAMNAAVGSPLTPEEIRILVGRNFVEETADDQVAFGFETGVGPAVSTYGGFVVMGDDLALAYHHPFAAEKNVYVIIPESGISSAGKSEFDLLMNRARDLDYRDRPLKAYMVLMDLIPALERGDLEKAGEVMWEIEFRGSKRAEIEHHSFAIYAYMSRLREAGLEFVGMSSVGPSIAVVTGKPTEEVEAIAEGLGLTVTLATTVDNEGLKVWKEED, translated from the coding sequence ATGCCGATGATGAAGATCAGAGGCGGCGACCTCGACCTCGTCGAGTACGAGTTCGAGCCCTTCACCGCGGGCGAGCACCTCCGCCCCCTCCACCTCGACCGCGAGGTTCGGGCGGTGCCGCAGGAAGGCGCCTTCACCGCCCGTGCGCCGGCCAGGATCCACGCGACCGTCCTTGACATGAACCGGTTTGCCCCCGACCGCCCGGGCGGCGGCGGGTTCGGGTACGCGGTCCAGGTCTACTGCACCGCCACGGCGCGGTGCACCGATGGAGAGACCGAGATCGAGTACGAGCGCGCCCCCATCGTCACGCAGGTCATCGAGGCCTTCAAGGAGACGGTGGGCTACGAAGGCGGTTTCTCGGTCAGGGCCCGTGACCACCAGTACAAGCATGTCGGTCTCGGCTCAACCGGGACGGTCCTCACCGCGGTCTGCCATGCGATGAACGCCGCCGTGGGATCACCCCTCACCCCTGAGGAGATCAGGATTCTGGTGGGCAGGAACTTTGTCGAGGAGACAGCCGACGACCAGGTGGCCTTCGGTTTCGAGACCGGGGTCGGCCCGGCGGTGAGCACATACGGCGGGTTTGTGGTGATGGGCGACGACCTCGCCCTTGCTTATCATCACCCCTTCGCCGCAGAGAAGAACGTCTACGTGATCATCCCTGAGAGCGGGATCTCCTCTGCCGGCAAGAGCGAGTTCGACCTCCTGATGAACCGGGCCCGCGACCTCGACTACCGCGACCGCCCGCTCAAGGCCTACATGGTCTTGATGGACCTGATCCCGGCCCTCGAACGGGGCGACCTTGAGAAGGCCGGCGAGGTGATGTGGGAGATCGAGTTCCGCGGCTCCAAGAGGGCCGAGATCGAGCACCACAGTTTTGCCATCTACGCCTATATGAGCAGACTGCGGGAGGCCGGGCTTGAGTTCGTGGGGATGAGTTCGGTCGGCCCCTCGATCGCCGTCGTCACCGGGAAGCCCACGGAAGAAGTGGAGGCGATCGCCGAAGGGCTCGGCCTCACGGTCACCCTCGCCACCACCGTCGACAACGAAGGGTTGAAGGTCTGGAAAGAAGAGGATTAG
- a CDS encoding ferredoxin domain-containing protein, translated as MTPESEAVRLVASLMALSARTAPKGKGVDTIETAVLVDADLTRLADAMRAFGEEHDLGFFLRDAKNVEAADACLLIGCRGAETAAINCGACGYLTCTEMTAALRAPRRGGAPFAGPNCAVRMTDLGIAVGSAVKTASIHNVDNRVLYSGGVGARTLGLLEGCTVVYAVPLKASGKNIFFDRT; from the coding sequence ATGACTCCAGAATCTGAAGCCGTCAGGCTCGTCGCCTCGCTGATGGCGCTCTCGGCCAGGACCGCACCCAAGGGGAAGGGCGTCGACACCATCGAGACGGCGGTGCTCGTCGACGCCGACCTGACCAGACTCGCCGACGCAATGCGGGCCTTCGGGGAGGAGCACGACCTCGGGTTCTTCCTGCGGGACGCCAAAAACGTCGAGGCCGCCGACGCCTGTCTTCTCATCGGGTGCCGCGGAGCGGAGACCGCCGCGATCAACTGCGGGGCCTGCGGGTACCTCACCTGCACAGAGATGACCGCGGCACTCCGCGCACCCCGGAGAGGCGGCGCGCCGTTTGCCGGCCCGAACTGTGCGGTCAGGATGACCGACCTCGGGATCGCCGTCGGGTCCGCAGTGAAGACCGCCTCGATCCACAATGTCGACAACCGGGTCCTGTATTCCGGGGGTGTCGGCGCCCGGACTCTCGGCCTTCTGGAGGGGTGCACCGTCGTCTATGCCGTCCCGCTCAAGGCCTCTGGAAAAAATATCTTCTTTGACCGCACATAG
- a CDS encoding radical SAM protein gives MSRAAEVAALTRAARFDRCVPDPVLPGIPVASGRCRRMMKVLLHGRCAYDCAYCGIRTCREDRSLSPADLADLFLRMWREGRADGLFLSSGIPRDVDEAMEGILETGEILRRRGYDGYLHLKVLPGAARADITDLARVADRISINIEAPSASRLSEIAGVKDYRQDIEKRQTWVADAMPGRHTTQLVVGAAGENDAEVLACIAGQYRRLAPARIYYSGFRPLPGTPLASHDPTPLWRQNRLYQADALLRLYHFSTDEVAGVLDEGGFLQNADPKRLLAGERPRVDVNRASLADLLRVPGIGPKNARRVLAAREKSPLRSERDLRACGVRGRGVGRYVTFGEGDVQSGIFEF, from the coding sequence ATGTCTCGTGCCGCAGAGGTCGCGGCCCTCACCAGGGCGGCGCGCTTTGATCGCTGTGTCCCTGATCCTGTTCTGCCGGGGATCCCCGTCGCATCGGGCCGGTGCAGGCGGATGATGAAGGTGCTGCTCCATGGGCGGTGTGCGTACGACTGTGCCTACTGCGGGATCCGGACGTGCCGGGAGGATCGTTCCCTCTCACCGGCAGACCTCGCCGATCTCTTCCTGCGGATGTGGCGCGAGGGGCGGGCCGACGGGCTCTTCCTCTCGTCGGGTATCCCGCGCGACGTCGACGAGGCGATGGAGGGGATCCTCGAGACCGGCGAGATTCTGCGGCGCCGGGGGTACGACGGATATCTCCATCTCAAGGTGCTTCCCGGCGCGGCGCGGGCCGACATCACCGATCTCGCCAGGGTGGCCGACCGGATCTCCATCAACATCGAGGCGCCTTCGGCGTCCAGGCTCTCGGAAATCGCCGGGGTGAAGGACTACCGGCAGGACATCGAGAAGAGGCAGACCTGGGTCGCCGACGCCATGCCGGGACGACACACCACCCAGCTCGTCGTCGGGGCGGCCGGCGAGAACGACGCCGAGGTGCTGGCCTGCATCGCCGGGCAATACCGGCGTCTGGCCCCGGCCAGGATCTATTATTCGGGTTTCAGGCCTCTTCCCGGAACGCCGCTTGCCTCCCACGATCCCACCCCCCTCTGGCGGCAGAACCGTCTCTACCAGGCGGACGCTCTGCTCAGGCTCTACCACTTTTCCACGGATGAGGTGGCCGGGGTGCTGGACGAGGGAGGGTTCTTGCAGAACGCCGACCCCAAGCGACTCCTTGCCGGGGAGAGGCCGCGGGTGGACGTCAACCGTGCCTCCCTTGCCGACCTCCTCAGGGTGCCCGGCATCGGTCCGAAGAACGCCCGCCGGGTGCTCGCCGCACGGGAGAAGAGTCCTCTCAGGTCTGAGCGCGACCTCAGGGCCTGCGGCGTGCGGGGGAGAGGGGTGGGGCGGTATGTCACCTTCGGGGAGGGGGATGTGCAGAGCGGGATCTTTGAGTTTTGA
- a CDS encoding radical SAM protein has protein sequence MANFLDLHIVDYCQLNCKHCYLNQGHTFMPVDMLKEVCIDFMQTDFPLPQSTIILSGGEPLLHPHFDTVCTIVRGLNGFIALSSNGILIPQHIDLFQKDDGIQISIDGDKTVHDFIRGTGSYEKAVNALRILDENRIRHSISFTINEANLKCIDPIIDLCIETGSYMLNFNLYQPIRDNGFYPLTFSHWLSLRQHVKKRAEQEGIFCPLTCVEKGCIAGILGLSVLPDGTYWDCSRNQRVLGKFPQRIKDVVLKKNIRSGKSRDQFETCCKKVDYE, from the coding sequence GTGGCCAATTTTCTGGACCTCCATATTGTTGATTACTGCCAATTGAACTGCAAGCATTGCTACCTGAATCAGGGCCACACCTTCATGCCGGTGGATATGCTAAAAGAAGTCTGTATCGACTTCATGCAGACCGATTTTCCCCTTCCGCAGAGTACGATTATTCTCAGCGGCGGCGAACCTCTTCTCCATCCGCACTTTGATACCGTGTGCACCATTGTACGAGGTCTGAACGGTTTCATTGCCCTGAGTTCGAATGGAATACTCATTCCTCAACACATCGATCTTTTCCAGAAAGATGATGGTATCCAGATCAGCATTGACGGAGACAAAACTGTTCATGATTTCATCCGCGGCACCGGGAGTTATGAAAAAGCAGTGAATGCGCTGAGGATACTGGACGAGAACAGGATACGTCATAGTATTTCATTCACTATCAATGAGGCAAACTTGAAATGCATCGACCCTATCATTGATCTCTGCATTGAAACCGGGTCCTATATGCTGAACTTTAATCTTTACCAGCCGATTCGTGACAATGGATTTTATCCTCTAACGTTTTCACACTGGCTCTCTCTCAGACAACACGTCAAGAAAAGAGCGGAACAAGAAGGGATATTCTGCCCTCTGACCTGTGTGGAAAAGGGCTGTATTGCAGGGATACTGGGGCTTTCAGTTCTTCCTGATGGTACATATTGGGATTGTTCACGGAATCAACGTGTTCTTGGAAAGTTTCCTCAACGGATCAAGGATGTCGTACTCAAGAAAAACATCAGAAGTGGAAAAAGTAGAGATCAATTTGAGACTTGTTGCAAGAAGGTGGATTATGAGTAA